A region of the Exiguobacterium aurantiacum DSM 6208 genome:
TACGCGAACTGCTGGAGACGCTTGACGTCTCATTCGTCCATGTCGGGTCAGGGGTCCGGACTGACGGTGCGCTAGACGAGTCGAAGTTCCGGCAGATGCACGAACGAATGAAACGTTAAAAACAGTCGTTTGACTGTTTTTTTGCTATAATGAAAAAAACAATATATTGTAGGTGACGTTATGCAAGCTTCCGTATATAAACAATTTGCTCTCCGCATGCTCTCTGGAAATTGGGGCATCGCCATCTTTGCCGCCATCGCGACGATGCTCGTGCAAACCGTCGTCACGTCGCAACTCGACCTCACGGCCGATGCGGCGCCCGAGGTGCTCTTCAGATCGATTCTTTTGTTGTACGGGTCGCTCGTCCTACTCGCCCCGCTCGAATTGGGCCGGAACTGGATCTATCTCGACATCGCCAAGGAAGACAAGCCGACGCTCGGCTTGTTGCTCGAATCGTTCGGGTCTCTCAAGCAGTACGTCCGAGCCGTCACGTTTTACGGCGTGTTTTATCTCGGGTTGAACGCGCTCATGTTGCTCTTGATCGTCCCGGGAGTATGGTTTTATTTGACGTTCCGCATGGTGCCGTTCATTTTACGTGACCGGCCGGACCTATCCGTCTGGAGTGCGATGCGCGAAAGTCGACGGCTCATGCAAGGGAAGAAGTTTGTCATGCTCAAGCTGTTCGCGAGCTTTATCGGTTGGTACGTCCTCGTTCTCGTCACGGGCGGACTCGCCCTCATTTTCGTGCAACCGTATTTAGAAACGGCGCTCGCTGGTTTTTATTTGGAAGTGAAGGCAGAAAAAGAAGCGCAACGTGAAGAAACGGTCGGCTGAATCTCAGCCGACCGTTTCTTCACGTCCCGTGCCGATCCGTCTTTTGCGGGTCGGGGGCGTCATCGAACTCTTGCTTTTCTTCTCGCGACGCGTCAGCATGCCATTTCTTTGCTTGCTCGGTCGCGATCGGGATGGCTTTTTTAGGAGAGTAACCTTGGGCGAGTAAGGCGTTGGCAATATCGATCGCTTTCTTCTTGACGAGCGGATCAAAATTCTTCAACGATTCCGGATAATCCTTCATATTCCACGGCATGAAACATCGCCTCCTTCACTCAACTAATTCCACCAAAAGACCGATTCAAACGTCTTGATGCAAATAGTATTCGACGAGCGCTTGCGTCCCGTTATCGCCATAGCCATTTTCTTCAAGGAGCGAGTACAGTTTCGAGGCGAGTTCGAGGCTCGGTAATTTGATGTTCAGCTGTTCGGCGCTCTCGAGGGCGAGTGCCATGTCTTTCAAAAAATGTTTGATGAAAAATCCAGGAGAATAGTCTTCGACGATCATTCGCGGGACGAGGTTATCAAGCGTCCAGCTTCCGGCGGCACCGCCACGGATCGTCTGGCGCAACTGTTCAGCGTCCAGCCCGGCTTTTTTCGTAAACGCGAGCATCTCGGCGTTGCCCATCATGATGCCAGCGATGGCAATCTGATTCGCCAGTTTCGCATACTGTCCACTTCCAGCGTACCCCATCCGTTGAATCGCTTGTCCCATCGCCTCAAACAACGGGAGCGCCCTCGAGAAAGCATACTCTCCGCCGCCGACGAGGATGGACAGTGTCCCATTTTTTGCACCGATGTCGCCGCCCGTGACCGGGGCATCGAGTGGGAGCAAGCTCCGATCGATGGCCGCTTCGGCGATGCGTTCGGCGAGAATCGGTGAAGATGTCGTCATGTCGATGACGAGCGTACCCGGCTCGGCTGATTGCAAAATCATCCCGTCCCCGAAGTAGATGCTTTTGACATCAGACGGGTAGCCGACGATCGTGATGACGGCATCGGCCCCTTGACAGGCCGAGGCGACCGAGTCGCACCAACTGACGCCTTCAGCGAGCAGATCGACCGCCTTGTCTTTTGTCCGGGTGTAGGCTTGAACGTGGAATCCGGCTTTCATCAAATTTCTGACCATCGATTGCCCCATGACGCCGAGCCCGATAAATCCGATTGTCTTCATACTGATTGACCTCCTAATTGTTGTTGCGTGACGAGTTTTTCATAAAGTGCGTTGTCTTGTAACAGTTGTTGATGCGTGCCACGACCGCTAATCGCACCGTTCTCGAGGACGATGATTTGTTCAGCGTGTTGTACCGTCGACAGGCGATGGGCGATGACGAGCGTCGTCCGCCCGCGCATGAGCCGGTCGAGCGCTTCCTGGACGAGCCGTTCCGACTCGGAATCAAGGCTCGAAGTCGCCTCGTCAAGAAGCAAGATTTGCGGGTCGCGTAGAAGTGCCCGCGCGATGGCGAGTCGTTGGCGTTGCCCGCCCGACAGACGGACACCGCGTTCCCCGATCTCCGTGTCGAGCCCGTCTGTCATTGCCTCGATGAAGAGCCGAGCGTTCGCCATCTCACACGCCTGTAGAATCTCGTCCTCTGAGGCGTCTCGTTTCAATCCGTATAAGATATTGTCACGGACCGTACCGGACAGGACAGGAGAGTCTTGTGCCACGTAACCGATAATTTGGCGCCAATCGTTCCGGCCATACGTTTGAATGTCTCGGCTGCCGTAAATGATTCGACCTGATGTCGGCAGATAGAACTGTTCGACGAGCGCAAAAAGTGTCGTCTTGCCGGCACCGCTCGGTCCGACGATGGCTGTCGTAGCCCCGAACGGAACGGTCATCGACAGCTGTTTGATGATCGGTGTCTCACCGTATTGGAACGTCACATCCTCGAAGGCGAGCGACGCTTGTTGAATCGGTTCCGACGTGTTCGTATAGGGCTCTGCCTCTACTTGGAGCAGCTCTGAGATCCGTTCGGTCGCGCCGCGGGCCTTCTGGAGCCGCGTCAAAAATTCCGACATCGTGATGAGCGGTGTGATGATTTGGAACAAGTAGAGCATGAACGCGAGTAGCGATCCCGTCGACAGGGCGCCGGTCGAGACGCGATACGCCCCGAACCCGAGAATGGCGATGAGCATCGCCGTCAACGTCACGTTGAGTAACGGGATCAATAGCGCTTGGATGCGTCCTTCTTTCACCCCGTAATGAAACAGGAGCTCAATCCGACGTTTTCCTTCTGTCACTTCTTCCGGCTCCGTCGCTTGCGACTTCACGAGTCGAATCTCACCGAGCAGTTCGGCGAAAAATCCGGACAAGGCGCCGAGTTCGTGTTGCGTCTTTTTGGCGATGACGCGTAACTTTCGGCCGAGCGGGATGACGATGAGGAGTGTTGTCGGTACCGAGAACAAGATGACGAGCGTCATCTGCCAGTCGAGCGTGAATAAAATTCCGACCGCCCCGATGATGGAGACGAACGAAGTCAACAGACGGACGCTCTGCTCGGACAACAGTTGTTGGAGCGTCGTCGTATCATTATTCAGCCGCGAGACGAGCTCGCCTGACTTGATGCCGTCGTAAAACGGAATCGGCAACGCGACGAGCCGTTCCCATAACGTCGTCCTTAAGTTTGCGACGACGCGCTGACCGACAATATGTAACCAATAGATTGAAATCGCGCTCGAGATGACTTGGACCAAAAACGCCACGATGAAGATAGTGACGAGTCGGGCATCGAGCATGGCGACGCTCCAGTTGTCGACGACGCGTTGCAAGATGAGCGGGATGGCGAGTGAGGCCATCGCTTGAACGAGCGAGATGAGGATTGCCCCGATGAATAACGCTTTCGGAGGTTTGGCGATTCGAAACAAGTGGATGAATGACCGCCATGTGGTCGTAGCTTCCATCACACGACCCCCTTTCCATTTAACTTTCGCTGTTTCGAAATGAAGTGTCAAGACGTCGAACTGGATTACCGAATAATGATAGAATAGATACGAGGTGAAGTGACATGAAATGGATACATACGGCCGATTGGCATCTGGGCAAGATCGTCCATGGCCGCCATATGACAGAAGACCAACGGATCGTCTTGTTCGATTCGTTTTTAACCATCGTCGATGAGGAGAAACCGGACGCGATCGTCGTCGCGGGAGACTTATACGACCGCGCTGTGCCGCCGGTCGAGGCCGTCGATTTGCTCGATGAGATGTGGAAAGCGATCGTCTTAGAGCGAAACATTCCCGTCCTCGCGATCGCCGGGAACCACGATTCGGCAGAGCGTTTACAATACAGCTCGAAACTGTTGACGAAAGTCGGACTCCATATCGTCGGGAAGGTTGAACCGGCTACGGAACCGCTCGAAGTCGGCGGTGTCCCGTTCTATTTGATGCCGTTCCTCGAGCCGGCACGCATCCGGTACGCCTTCGATGACGAGTCCATTCGGACGCATCATGATGCGCTCGCCGCGGTCGTCGAATCTTACGGGACCATCGATTCACGAGCGGTCGCCGTCGGGCATAGTTTCGTCGCGGGCGGTCTCGAGACCGACTCCGAGCGTCAACTGTCCGTCGGGACGGCCGGGCAAGTCGCGAAAGGCTTATATGCCCCGTTCGGTTACACGGCGCTCGGACATCTGCATAACCGGGACGCGATTCAAGATGATCGGATCGCATACAGCGGTTCGCTCATGAAATACTCGTTTTCCGAGGCAAACCATGTGAAGTCGGTGGACATCATCGAGTGGGACGGGGCGTGGACGCGCCGTCGTCGCCCGCTCGCGGCGCGGCGCGATCTTCGCATCTTGACCGGGACGTTAGACGAACTGCTCGCCCCGTCGTTCTATCAAGACGAGGCGGTTGAGGATTATTTAAAGATCGTATTAACCGATGAGCGGGCGTTGTTCGACCCGATGGCAAAATTGCGCACGGTGTACCCGAACATCCTCCATCTCGAGCTCGAACTGTTGCGTCGTCAAGACGAGACGTCGCGCGTCGAACGTGAGAAGCTCGACCGCCGTTCGGTCGAGGACGTCTATCTCGACTTCTTCAAAGCCG
Encoded here:
- a CDS encoding DUF975 family protein, with amino-acid sequence MQASVYKQFALRMLSGNWGIAIFAAIATMLVQTVVTSQLDLTADAAPEVLFRSILLLYGSLVLLAPLELGRNWIYLDIAKEDKPTLGLLLESFGSLKQYVRAVTFYGVFYLGLNALMLLLIVPGVWFYLTFRMVPFILRDRPDLSVWSAMRESRRLMQGKKFVMLKLFASFIGWYVLVLVTGGLALIFVQPYLETALAGFYLEVKAEKEAQREETVG
- a CDS encoding DUF2188 domain-containing protein, which translates into the protein MPWNMKDYPESLKNFDPLVKKKAIDIANALLAQGYSPKKAIPIATEQAKKWHADASREEKQEFDDAPDPQKTDRHGT
- a CDS encoding NAD(P)-dependent oxidoreductase, whose protein sequence is MKTIGFIGLGVMGQSMVRNLMKAGFHVQAYTRTKDKAVDLLAEGVSWCDSVASACQGADAVITIVGYPSDVKSIYFGDGMILQSAEPGTLVIDMTTSSPILAERIAEAAIDRSLLPLDAPVTGGDIGAKNGTLSILVGGGEYAFSRALPLFEAMGQAIQRMGYAGSGQYAKLANQIAIAGIMMGNAEMLAFTKKAGLDAEQLRQTIRGGAAGSWTLDNLVPRMIVEDYSPGFFIKHFLKDMALALESAEQLNIKLPSLELASKLYSLLEENGYGDNGTQALVEYYLHQDV
- a CDS encoding ABC transporter ATP-binding protein, producing the protein MEATTTWRSFIHLFRIAKPPKALFIGAILISLVQAMASLAIPLILQRVVDNWSVAMLDARLVTIFIVAFLVQVISSAISIYWLHIVGQRVVANLRTTLWERLVALPIPFYDGIKSGELVSRLNNDTTTLQQLLSEQSVRLLTSFVSIIGAVGILFTLDWQMTLVILFSVPTTLLIVIPLGRKLRVIAKKTQHELGALSGFFAELLGEIRLVKSQATEPEEVTEGKRRIELLFHYGVKEGRIQALLIPLLNVTLTAMLIAILGFGAYRVSTGALSTGSLLAFMLYLFQIITPLITMSEFLTRLQKARGATERISELLQVEAEPYTNTSEPIQQASLAFEDVTFQYGETPIIKQLSMTVPFGATTAIVGPSGAGKTTLFALVEQFYLPTSGRIIYGSRDIQTYGRNDWRQIIGYVAQDSPVLSGTVRDNILYGLKRDASEDEILQACEMANARLFIEAMTDGLDTEIGERGVRLSGGQRQRLAIARALLRDPQILLLDEATSSLDSESERLVQEALDRLMRGRTTLVIAHRLSTVQHAEQIIVLENGAISGRGTHQQLLQDNALYEKLVTQQQLGGQSV
- a CDS encoding exonuclease SbcCD subunit D, which gives rise to MKWIHTADWHLGKIVHGRHMTEDQRIVLFDSFLTIVDEEKPDAIVVAGDLYDRAVPPVEAVDLLDEMWKAIVLERNIPVLAIAGNHDSAERLQYSSKLLTKVGLHIVGKVEPATEPLEVGGVPFYLMPFLEPARIRYAFDDESIRTHHDALAAVVESYGTIDSRAVAVGHSFVAGGLETDSERQLSVGTAGQVAKGLYAPFGYTALGHLHNRDAIQDDRIAYSGSLMKYSFSEANHVKSVDIIEWDGAWTRRRRPLAARRDLRILTGTLDELLAPSFYQDEAVEDYLKIVLTDERALFDPMAKLRTVYPNILHLELELLRRQDETSRVEREKLDRRSVEDVYLDFFKAVHGKDADAHVRALIEGGGVK